In a single window of the Zea mays cultivar B73 chromosome 5, Zm-B73-REFERENCE-NAM-5.0, whole genome shotgun sequence genome:
- the LOC100191201 gene encoding glycerophosphodiester phosphodiesterase produces the protein MALLKAARVADVPTLDVVVAPGLVAVAKARSAAAVGGRFSVIGHRGKGMNALASEDPRLREVRENTVRSFNDAGRFPVDYVEFDVQVTKDGCPIIFHDNFIFTQDDGKISQKRVADIQLEDFLQYGLQNEQGKVGKPLLRRLKDGRMVNWNVQSEDALCTLEEAFEKVNPRLGFNVELKFDDSLEYTEEELTRILQAILKVVFEYAKDRPILFSSFQPDAAQLMRKLQGTYPVYFLTNGGTELYADVRRNSLEEAVKLCLAGGLQGIVSEARGIFRHPAAVPKIKEANLSLLTYGTLNNVPEAVYMQHLMGVNGVIVDLVPEITEAVSELIALPEPDLDLEVGSLSNQAAARGATTPNFSQREISFLLRLIPELVQ, from the exons ATGGCcctgctcaaagccgcgcgcgtcGCCGATGTGCCCACCCTGGACGTGGTGGTGGCCCCCGGCCTGGTGGCGGTTGCCAAGGCGAGGAGCGCCGCGGCGGTGGGCGGCCGGTTCTCGGTGATCGGGCACCGCGGCAAGGGGATGAACGCGCTGGCGTCGGAGGACCCGCGTCTGCGGGAGGTCCGCGAGAACACGGTCCGCTCCTTCAACGACGCCGGACGATTCCCCGTCGACTACGTCGAGTTCGACGTCCAG GTCACCAAGGACGGGTGCCCAATCATCTTCCATGACAACTTCATCTTCACACAAGACGAT GGTAAGATTTCACAAAAGCGTGTGGCCGATATTCAGCTGGAAGACTTCCTGCAGTATGGGCTCCAGAATGAGCAGGGGAAG GTTGGCAAGCCCCTGCTTCGCAGATTGAAGGATGGCAGGATGGTGAACTGGAACGTGCAATCAGAGGACGCTCTTTGCACACTCGAAGAAGCGTTCGAGAAGGTCAATCCAAGGTTGGGCTTCAACGTCGAGCTGAAATTTGACGACAGTCTTGAATACACCGAGGAAGAGCTCACTCGCATCCTCCAGGCCATCCTGAAG GTGGTTTTCGAGTACGCCAAGGACAGGCCTATACTTTTCTCCAGTTTTCAGCCCGACGCTGCGCAGCTCATGCGCAAATTGCAAGGCACATACCCT GTCTACTTCTTGACGAACGGAGGGACGGAGCTATACGCCGACGTGAGGAGGAACTCGCTGGAGGAGGCCGTCAAGCTGTGCCTTGCCGGTGGCCTGCAAGGAATAGTTTCAGAAGCCCGCGGGATCTTCAGGCACCCTGCCGCCGTGCCAAAGATCAAGGAGGCTAACCTCTCCCTGCTAACCTATGGAACATTGAA CAACGTGCCGGAGGCGGTGTACATGCAGCACCTCATGGGAGTGAACGGGGTCATCGTCGACCTGGTGCCGGAGATCACCGAGGCAGTCTCTGAGCTCATCGCCCTGCCCGAGCCCGACCTCGACCTGGAAGTGGGCAGCTTGAGCAACCAGGCGGCAGCTagaggagccacaacaccgaATTTCTCGCAGCGCGAGATCTCGTTCCTGCTGAGGCTTATTCCTGAGCTTGTCCAATAA